One Salvia splendens isolate huo1 chromosome 12, SspV2, whole genome shotgun sequence genomic window carries:
- the LOC121758947 gene encoding protein GET4-like: MLSDYLYTESPELDMSRVTYHFVRGRNPKKFASTLVNFMGKCYPGEDDLAVARAVLMHLAQGNLRDAIVLMDEIKKQVQSQGVNLPRSDLMQFTNFLLETLQRDALPLFSMLLDRYRQSINRERLFNELLDEIAEKFYGVRRRNSMPGGMFGKIFKMMAGK; the protein is encoded by the exons ATGCTATCTGATTACCTATATACTGAATCTCCTGAGTTG GATATGTCCAGAGTGACGTATCATTTTGTTCGAGGGAGGAACCCGAAGAAGTTTGCTTCAACTCTAGTCAATTTCATGGGCAAG TGTTATCCAGGTGAAGACGATCTTGCTGTTGCACGTGCAGTTCTTAT GCACTTAGCTCAAGGTAATCTCAGAGATGCTATCGTCCTTATGGATGAGATTAAGAAACAAGTGCAATCTCAAGGAGTCAATTTACCTCGGTCCGACCTAATGCAGTTCACCAATTTTCTTCTAGAAAC GTTGCAGAGAGATGCTTTGCCTCTTTTCAGTATGTTGCTTGATCGTTACAGGCAAAGTATAAATAGGGAACGTCTCTTTAACGAA TTGCTTGATGAAATTGCGGAGAAGTTTTATGGAGTACGACGTAGAAATTCCATGCCAGGAGGAATGTTTGGGAAAATTTTCAAG ATGATGGCAGGAAAATAG
- the LOC121757707 gene encoding probable carotenoid cleavage dioxygenase 4, chloroplastic, which translates to MEIIWLRRLLTEIGFSPKRKSQLFCDNKAAISISENPVHHDRTKHVEVDRHSIKENLEAGVIEFPFVKSEDQLADILTKAVHHKQPLPLSITIFTETVERRQLSEKALDFAVINPAYAAKENRDPDNLTAAEDDGYLVTYVHDDNAQESMFLVMDAKSSTLDIVAAVKLPQRVPGAFHCLFLSELELRMASS; encoded by the exons ATGGAGATCATATGGCTGCGAAGGTTGTTAACCGAGATAGGTTTTTCCCCAAAGCGGAAAAGTCAATTGTTCTGTGACAATAAGGCGGCGATTAGCATCTCAGAAAACCCAGTGCATCACGATAGGACCAAGCATGTGGAAGTAGATCGACACTCCATCAAAGAAAATCTTGAAGCTGGGGTCATCGAATTTCCATTCGTGAAGTCTGAAGATCAACTTGCAGATATTCTTACTAAGGCAGTACATCATAAG CAACCGttgcctctctcgattaccatcttcaCGGAGACGGTGGAGAGACGACAGCTGTCGGAGAAAGCTCTTGATTTCGCAGTCATCAATCCGGCTTATGCGGCTAAGGAAAATAG GGATCCGGACAATTTGACAGCAGCCGAGGATGATGGTTATTTGGTGACATACGTTCATGATGATAATGCTCAAGAATCAATGTTTTTGGTAATGGATGCAAAGTCGTCTACCCTAGACATTGTCGCAGCCGTCAAGCTGCCACAACGGGTGCCTGGTGCCTTCCACTGCCTCTTCCTGTCGGAACTCGAACTCCGGATGGCATCATCCTAA